CTCAGGAAGAATGGACGCTGACCGAACACCGGTGCGATGGCCAGCAGCTCTTCACGCAGCTGTTTACGCGCGGCATCGGCTTCTGAGGAGGAACCGTTAGCAATAACGTTCATCAGCGTATACCAGTCTTTCTCGATACGCTGCATGTACAGACGGCTTTCCCCACGCGCAACCGGGTAGACCGGCATCAGCGGCGGATGCGGGAAACGCTCATCCAGATATTCCATAATGATACGGGATTCCCACAGGGTCAGCTCACGATCCACCAGCGTTGGCACGCTCTGGCTTGGGTTGAGATCGATCAGATCCTGAGGCGGGTTATCCTTTTCCACATGCTCGATCTCAAAACTGACACCCTTCTCGGCCAGCACGATACGAACCTGATGGCTATAAATGTCAGTAGGACCAGAAAACAGCGTCATTACCGAACGTTTGTTGGCAGCGACAGCCATGAAAACCTCCAGGTATATTCAGAATTTTTACTGCTACCGGCCATACAGGCCAGCCAGATGTTTTACTGCCCATCCCAGGGAATTCTTAATCCTGTTCAAAAAGAGAACAAAAATCGAGCATTCACCGTTATTTGGACACAAAAGTGGATGATAGTTTACCAGATTTTGCGACCTTTGTGGTGAGGGGATTCTGGAAATGCGGAAAAAGAGGTCAGAAAGGAAGTCTGCAAGGGAAGGCGTTGCGCTTTCGCCATAAAAAAACCCGCCGAAGCGGGTTTTTCGCAAATTGTTGTCTGCCGAAGCAGAAACCAATTAACGTTTGGAGAACTGTGGACGACGACGTGCTTTACGCAGACCGACTTTCTTACGTTCAACCTGACGAGCATCACGAGTAACGAAGCCAGCTTTACGCAGTTCGCCACGCAGGGACTCATCGTACTCCATCAGAGCGCGGGTGATACCGTGACGGATCGCACCAGCCTGACCAGAGATACCACCACCTTTAACAGTGATGTACAGATCCAGTTTCTCAACCATGTCGACCAGTTCCAGCGGCTGACGAACTACCATGCGGGCAGTTTCACGACCGAAGTACTGTTCCAGAGAACGTTGGTTGATAACGATTTTACCACTGCCCGGTTTGATGAACACGCGAGCGGCGGAGCTTTTGCGGCGACCAGTGCCGTAGTATTGATTTTCAGCCATTGCCTATAATCCCGATTAGATGTCAAGAACTTGCGGTTGCTGTGCCGCGTGGTTGTGCTCGTTACCTGCGTAAACTTTCAGTTTACGGTACATAGCACGACCCAGCGGGCCTTTTGGCAGCATGCCTTTAACCGCGATTTCAATCACACGCTCAGGACGGCGGGCAATCATCTCTTCAAAGGTCGCTTGTTTGATACCGCCGATGTGGCCGGTGTGGTGATAGTACACTTTGTCAGTACGCTTGTTGCCGGTTACAGCAACTTTGTCAGCGTTCAGAACGATGATGTAATCACCGGTATCGACGTGCGGAGTGTATTCCGCTTTGTGCTTACCGCGCAGGCGACGAGCCAGTTCGGTAGCCAGACGGCCCAGAGTTTTACCGGTCGCGTCAACAACATACCAGTCGCGTTTTACGGTTTCTGGTTTAGCTGTAAAAGTTTTCATTAAAAGCTTACCCAAATAAATAAGTTACACGTTGGTGAACACCCAAACGTTTAGTAGTTGAGGTTCACACGACATTGTCCAGCAAACCTACCCCTTCGAATAGCCTATGCCGGCGCAGAGAAAGTTTTGGGAAAAAAACCTTCTTGTAACGTGGGGTCGCAAGATTATAGAGAAGTCAGGGGTAAAGATCGACCCCTAATTGTGATTTGACGCGGGTTTTTCCGGGGTGTGGAAAGTGCGCTCTGGTGCCCTCACCCCCAGCCCCTCTCCCACGGGGAGAGGGTAGCTATCTTTAAGGCATGTGTTCGCGCTTGAGGTACTCTTCGCTCTGCATCTCCTGCAGGCGTGACAGGCAGCGCTGGAACTCAAACTTCAGCCGCTCCCCCTGATAGATCTCATATAAAGGCACGGCGGCGCTCACCACCAGCTTAACGTGGCGCTCGTAAAACTCATCCACCAGCGCGATAAAACGTCGGGCTTCGCTCTCCATTAGCGTGGTCATCACCGGCACATGAAACAGCATTACCGTATGGAACAGGCGCGAGAGCGCAATATAGTCGTGCTGGCTGCGGGCATCGACACAGAGGGTATCAAACGACACGGCGAGGGTCTGGTTGACGACGCCCAGCGTTTGCAACGGACGATGGTTTACCTCCAGCACCGGGGCGTCACCCCGTTCCGCACCGGCCAGCGCCAGCCACAGTTTGTCCATCTGCTGCTGTGTCTCTTGATTTAACGGCGAAATCCACAGATGGGCCTGGGTCAGGGTACGCAGACGGTAATCGACGCCAGCATCCACGTTCATGATGTCGCAATGCTCTTTAATCGCCGTGATAGCGGGCAGGAAACGAGCGCGTTGCAGGCCGTTTCGGTAGAGCTCATCCGGCGGAATGTTTGACGTCGCCACCAGGGTAATGCCCCGGGCAAACAGCGCTTTCATTAAGCCGCCCAGCAGCATGGCGTCGGTAATGTCCGAGACAAAAAACTCATCGAAGCACAGCACATCGGTTTCGGCTTTAAAGCGTTCGGCGACGATATCCAGCGGATCGCTCTGCCCCTGCAGAGCCGTCAGCTCCTCATGCACCCGCAGCATAAAGCGGTGAAAGTGCAGGCGCTGTTTACGCGTGCCGGGCAGGCTCTGATAAAACAGATCCATCAGCCAGGTTTTGCCGCGTCCGACGCCTCCCCACATATATAAGCCGCGTACCGGCGCCACACTCTGGAGCTCTTTCTTGCCCAGCAGTCGTCCAAATGCGGCTTTTAACCCCCCGGCAGGCGCGGCCTCAACCGGCTTTGTTGTCAGTGCATGCCAGATGCTGTCCAGACGACTTACCGCTTCACGCTGGACGTTATCTGGCTGATGGGTGCCCTCATTCAGGGCCTGTTGGTAACGCGATGTTGGGGAGAGGTTCTGCATGATGTTATTGTTATTCCTTCAATTAATACCCGTCAGACTGCGCAGTTGACGAAAAAAAGGCCGTTCTACAGTACGCGATGATGCGGCGGGATTCCACTTCTAAGGAAATAGCGGTTATAGTGGCATAATCAGGCCCTGGCATGGAGCCGAGCCAACACCCTACGGAACCACAAGACAACGGGAGAAGTTCATGACCTGGGAATATGCGCTAATTGGTTTAGTCGTCGGCATCGCTATTGGCGCCGTGGCCATGCGTTTTGGAAATCGCAAACTGCGTCAGCAACAGGCGTTGCAGTACGAACTGGAAAAGAACAAAGCTGAGCTGGAAGAGTATCGTGAAGAGCTGGTAAGCCACTTTGCTCAGAGCGCCGAGTTGCTGGACAACATGGCGCATGATTACCGTCAGCTTTATCAGCACATGGCGAAAAGCTCCAGCAGCCTGTTGCCGGAGATGAGCGCGGAAAACAATCCGTTCCGCAACCGTCTGGCGGAATCCGAAGCCGGTAACGATCAGGCCCCGGTCCAGATGCCACGTGACTACTCCGAAGGTGCATCCGGCCTGCTGCGCGGTGGCGCAAAGCGCGAATAATCGCATATCGAAAATAAATTTTACGGGCGCAGCCCTTGCGCCCGTCCTTTCTTCCCGACCCCAGCTATTATTTAGTCAAACACCTCATTGTTCAGCGTTTTAAAATTCAATAACATCAGACTGTTTTAGGGCCGTTATTCCTTCATTCCAGGTTGCGAGAGCCAGCATAAATGAACAAGAAAAATCAGCTGTTGAGCGCGTTAGCATTGAGCATCGGATTATCCCTGTCGGCCTCTTATCCGCTGGCCGCCGCACTCCCTTCGCAGGTTCCGGGCGAGGCCGCGCTGCCGAGCCTGGCCCCGATGCTGGAAAAGGTCCTCCCCGCTGTGGTGAGCGTGCAGGTCGAAGGTACCGCCGTGCAGAGCCAGCGCATTCCGGAAGAGCTGAAAAAATATTTTGGCGACGAAGCCCCCGAACAGGCGCAGCCTTTTGAAGGGCTGGGCTCCGGCGTGGTGATTGACGCCGCCAAGGGCTATGTCCTGACCAATAACCACGTTATCAGCCATGCCGATAAAATCAGCGTGCAGATGAACGATGGCCGGGAGTTCGACGCCAAACTGATTGGCGGTGACGATCAGAGCGACATCGCATTGCTGCAGCTGCAGAATCCCACCGGCCTGACGCAAATCGCTATTGCTGATTCCGATAAGCTGCGCGTGGGTGATTTCGCGGTGGCGGTAGGTAACCCCTTCGGCCTCGGGCAGACCGCCACGTCCGGCATCGTCTCTGCGCTGGGTCGCAGTGGTCTGAATCTCGAAGGGCTGGAAAACTTTATCCAGACCGACGCCTCCATTAACCGGGGCAACTCCGGCGGCGCGCTGCTGAATCTCAACGGCGAGCTGATTGGTATTAACACCGCGATCCTCGCCCCTGGCGGCGGCAGCGTCGGGATTGGCTTTGCCATCCCCAGCAATATGGCCCGTACCCTGGCGCAGCAGCTGATTGAGTTTGGCGAAGTGAAGCGCGGCCTGCTGGGCATTAAAGGCACGGAAATGAGCGCCGATATCGCCAAAGCGTTCAACCTGAACGTGCAGCGCGGTGCCTTCGTCAGCGAAGTGCTGCCGAATTCCGGCTCTGCAAAAGCGGGCGTGAAATCCGGGGACGTCATCGTCAGCCTGAACGATAAACCGCTGAGCAGCTTTGCCGAACTGCGCTCGCGCATCGCCACCACCGAGCCTGGCGCCACGGTTAAGCTCGGCATTTTACGTGACGGAAAACCGCTGGATCTGCAGGTTACACTGGATAAAAGCACCTCGTCATCGGCCAGCGCAGAGATGATTGCCCCGGCGCTGCAGGGGGCGACCTTGAGTGACGGGCAGTTAAAAGACGGCACCAAAGGCATCACCCTTGATAGCGTCGAGAAGAGCAGCCCTGCCGCACAGGCGGGTCTGCATGAGAATGATGTGATTATTGGGGTGAACCGCGTTCGCGTGCAGTCTATCGCCGAAATGCGCAAAGTGCTGGAAACTAAACCGACCGTTATCGCCCTGCAGATCGTGCGCGGCAACGACACGCTCTATATCTTGCTGCGTTAAGCCTGTACCTGTCCGGACATCGACCCGTGTGATGTCCGGATAAGTCATGCTATGCTGCTTGCGTTCTCCCTTTAACGACGCCCGTATCATGGTTTTGAAGCTAATTCGTTCGGTCGCCATCGGCCTGGTTGTAGGTGGCCTGTTACTGGCCGCGATGCCCTCTTTACGTCAGTTCAATCAGCTGGCTGCGCCGCAGTTCGACAGCGCTGATGAAACGCCTGCCAGCTACAATCAGGCAGTACGCCGCGCCGCCCCTGCGGTGGTCAACGTTTATAACCGTGGGCTGAACAGCACCAGCCATAACCAGCTGGAGATCCGCACCCTGGGCTCCGGGGTGATCATGGATGAACGCGGCTACATTATTACCAACAAACATGTCATCAACGATGCCGACCAGATCATCGTTGCGCTGCAGGATGGCCGCGTCTTTGAAGCCCTGCTCGTTGGTTCAGACAGCCTGACGGATCTGGCAGTCCTCAAAATCAACGCCACGGGCGGTCTGCCGGTTATCCCCATCAATCGTAAACGGACGCCGCATATCGGCGACGTGGTGCTGGCGATTGGTAACCCCTATAACCTCGGGCAGACCATTACTCAGGGGATTATCAGCGCCACCGGGCGTATCGGCCTGAACCCTTCCGGACGTCAGAACTTCCTGCAAACCGATGCCTCCATCAACCACGGCAACTCCGGCGGCGCGCTGGTGAACTCGCTGGGCGAACTGATGGGCATCAACACCCTGTCGTTTGATAAAAGCAACGACGGCGAAACTCCCGAAGGTATCGGCTTCGCGATCCCGTTCCAGTTGGCCAACAAGATTATGGATAAGCTGATTCGCGACGGACGCGTGATCCGCGGCTACATTGGCATCGGCGGGCGTGAGATTGCTCCGCTGCACGCTCAGGGTGGCGGCATCGATCAGATTCAGGGGATTGTGGTGAACGAAGTCACCTCCGGCGGACCGGCGGCAGAAGCAGGCATTAAGGTCAACGATGTGATCGTCTCGGTGAACGGTAAACCGGCGCTGTCGGCGCTGGAAACCATGGACCAGGTGGCGGAGATCAGGCCTGGCTCAATCATCCCGGTGGAAGTGATGCGTGATGATAAGAAACTGACCCTGCAGGTGACCATTCAGGAATATCCGGCCACCAACTGAGTCAGCAGGCATAAAAAAACCGGAGCATCGACTCCGGTTTTTTATTGCCCCGAGGGAAGAGCGTCGCTTATTTGTTAACGAACTCTTCGCCCAGAACGATATCGTTCTTCAGAGTATCCAGCATGCCGGCCATCGCCTGCTGTTCAAACGCGCTCAGGGTGCCGATAGATTTACGCTCTTCGATACCGTTTTTACCCAGCAGCAGCGGCTGAGAGAAGAAGCGTGCGTGCTCGCCGTCACCTTCAACGTAAGCGCATTCCACCACGCCTTGCTCGCCCTGCAGCGCGCGTACCAGAGACAGACCGAAACGTGCCGCAGCCTGGCCCATAGACAGGGTTGCAGAACCGCCACCCGCCTTCGCTTCCACCACTTCGGTGCCGGCGTTCTGGATACGTTTGGTCAGGTCAGCCACTTCCTGCTCGGTGAAGCTCACGCCTGGGATCTGGGACAGCAGTGGCAAAATGGTCACGCCAGAGTGGCCGCCGATAACCGGCACGTCGAGTTCGGTTGGCTGCTTGCCTTTCAGTTCCGCAACAAAGGTGTTGGAGCGGATGATGTCCAGCGTGGTCACGCCAAACAGTTTGTTCTTGTCATACACGCCCGCTTTTTTCAGCACTTCTGCCGCGATAGCAACGGTGGTGTTAACCGGGTTAGTGATGATACCGATGCAGGCTTTCGGGCAGGTAGTCGCTACCTGCTGAATCAGGTTCTTAACGATACCCGCGTTCACGTTGAACAGGTCGGAACGATCCATACCTGGCTTACGCGCAACGCCTGCGGAGATCAG
This DNA window, taken from Leclercia adecarboxylata, encodes the following:
- the sspA gene encoding stringent starvation protein SspA, with product MAVAANKRSVMTLFSGPTDIYSHQVRIVLAEKGVSFEIEHVEKDNPPQDLIDLNPSQSVPTLVDRELTLWESRIIMEYLDERFPHPPLMPVYPVARGESRLYMQRIEKDWYTLMNVIANGSSSEADAARKQLREELLAIAPVFGQRPFFLSDEFSLVDCYLAPLLWRLPILGVEFSGPGAKELKGYMTRVFERDSFLASLTEAEREMRLGRG
- the rpsI gene encoding 30S ribosomal protein S9, which produces MAENQYYGTGRRKSSAARVFIKPGSGKIVINQRSLEQYFGRETARMVVRQPLELVDMVEKLDLYITVKGGGISGQAGAIRHGITRALMEYDESLRGELRKAGFVTRDARQVERKKVGLRKARRRPQFSKR
- the rplM gene encoding 50S ribosomal protein L13, yielding MKTFTAKPETVKRDWYVVDATGKTLGRLATELARRLRGKHKAEYTPHVDTGDYIIVLNADKVAVTGNKRTDKVYYHHTGHIGGIKQATFEEMIARRPERVIEIAVKGMLPKGPLGRAMYRKLKVYAGNEHNHAAQQPQVLDI
- the zapE gene encoding cell division protein ZapE, with amino-acid sequence MQNLSPTSRYQQALNEGTHQPDNVQREAVSRLDSIWHALTTKPVEAAPAGGLKAAFGRLLGKKELQSVAPVRGLYMWGGVGRGKTWLMDLFYQSLPGTRKQRLHFHRFMLRVHEELTALQGQSDPLDIVAERFKAETDVLCFDEFFVSDITDAMLLGGLMKALFARGITLVATSNIPPDELYRNGLQRARFLPAITAIKEHCDIMNVDAGVDYRLRTLTQAHLWISPLNQETQQQMDKLWLALAGAERGDAPVLEVNHRPLQTLGVVNQTLAVSFDTLCVDARSQHDYIALSRLFHTVMLFHVPVMTTLMESEARRFIALVDEFYERHVKLVVSAAVPLYEIYQGERLKFEFQRCLSRLQEMQSEEYLKREHMP
- the zapG gene encoding Z-ring associated protein ZapG, with translation MTWEYALIGLVVGIAIGAVAMRFGNRKLRQQQALQYELEKNKAELEEYREELVSHFAQSAELLDNMAHDYRQLYQHMAKSSSSLLPEMSAENNPFRNRLAESEAGNDQAPVQMPRDYSEGASGLLRGGAKRE
- the degQ gene encoding serine endoprotease DegQ — encoded protein: MNKKNQLLSALALSIGLSLSASYPLAAALPSQVPGEAALPSLAPMLEKVLPAVVSVQVEGTAVQSQRIPEELKKYFGDEAPEQAQPFEGLGSGVVIDAAKGYVLTNNHVISHADKISVQMNDGREFDAKLIGGDDQSDIALLQLQNPTGLTQIAIADSDKLRVGDFAVAVGNPFGLGQTATSGIVSALGRSGLNLEGLENFIQTDASINRGNSGGALLNLNGELIGINTAILAPGGGSVGIGFAIPSNMARTLAQQLIEFGEVKRGLLGIKGTEMSADIAKAFNLNVQRGAFVSEVLPNSGSAKAGVKSGDVIVSLNDKPLSSFAELRSRIATTEPGATVKLGILRDGKPLDLQVTLDKSTSSSASAEMIAPALQGATLSDGQLKDGTKGITLDSVEKSSPAAQAGLHENDVIIGVNRVRVQSIAEMRKVLETKPTVIALQIVRGNDTLYILLR
- the degS gene encoding outer membrane-stress sensor serine endopeptidase DegS, which gives rise to MVLKLIRSVAIGLVVGGLLLAAMPSLRQFNQLAAPQFDSADETPASYNQAVRRAAPAVVNVYNRGLNSTSHNQLEIRTLGSGVIMDERGYIITNKHVINDADQIIVALQDGRVFEALLVGSDSLTDLAVLKINATGGLPVIPINRKRTPHIGDVVLAIGNPYNLGQTITQGIISATGRIGLNPSGRQNFLQTDASINHGNSGGALVNSLGELMGINTLSFDKSNDGETPEGIGFAIPFQLANKIMDKLIRDGRVIRGYIGIGGREIAPLHAQGGGIDQIQGIVVNEVTSGGPAAEAGIKVNDVIVSVNGKPALSALETMDQVAEIRPGSIIPVEVMRDDKKLTLQVTIQEYPATN
- the mdh gene encoding malate dehydrogenase, giving the protein MKVAVLGAAGGIGQALALLLKTQLPAGSELSLYDIAPVTPGVAVDLSHIPTAVKIKGFSGEDARPALEGADVVLISAGVARKPGMDRSDLFNVNAGIVKNLIQQVATTCPKACIGIITNPVNTTVAIAAEVLKKAGVYDKNKLFGVTTLDIIRSNTFVAELKGKQPTELDVPVIGGHSGVTILPLLSQIPGVSFTEQEVADLTKRIQNAGTEVVEAKAGGGSATLSMGQAAARFGLSLVRALQGEQGVVECAYVEGDGEHARFFSQPLLLGKNGIEERKSIGTLSAFEQQAMAGMLDTLKNDIVLGEEFVNK